The following are encoded in a window of Bos indicus isolate NIAB-ARS_2022 breed Sahiwal x Tharparkar chromosome 7, NIAB-ARS_B.indTharparkar_mat_pri_1.0, whole genome shotgun sequence genomic DNA:
- the C7H5orf63 gene encoding glutaredoxin-like protein C5orf63 homolog isoform X2 — MLWFQGNSMQLAKHSFQLLLRNLSASKTALPVLTLFTKDPCPLCDEAKEVLEPYRNREVDITLPENSAWYDRYKFDIPVFHLNGQFLMMHRVNLSKLEKQLQKLEQQGAGG, encoded by the exons ATGCTCTGGTTTCAAGGAAATAGCATGCAACTTGCCAAACACTCCTTTCAActgctcttgagaaatctctctGCCTCAAAGACTGCTCTGCCTGTGCTGACCTTATTCACAAAG GATCCATGTCCCCTTTGTGATGAAGCCAAGGAAGTACTGGAGCCTTACAGAAACCGG GAGGTGGACATCACACTTCCAGAAAACTCTGCTTGGTATGACAGGTATAAATTTGACATCCCTGTCTTTCATTTGAATGGCCAGTTTCTGATGATGCATCGAGTAAACCTCTCAAAACTTGAAAAACAGCTCCAGAAGCTTGAGCAGCAAGGTGCAGGAGGCTGA
- the C7H5orf63 gene encoding glutaredoxin-like protein C5orf63 homolog isoform X1 → MLWFQGNSMQLAKHSFQLLLRNLSASKTALPVLTLFTKDPCPLCDEAKEVLEPYRNRFILQEVDITLPENSAWYDRYKFDIPVFHLNGQFLMMHRVNLSKLEKQLQKLEQQGAGG, encoded by the exons ATGCTCTGGTTTCAAGGAAATAGCATGCAACTTGCCAAACACTCCTTTCAActgctcttgagaaatctctctGCCTCAAAGACTGCTCTGCCTGTGCTGACCTTATTCACAAAG GATCCATGTCCCCTTTGTGATGAAGCCAAGGAAGTACTGGAGCCTTACAGAAACCGG tTTATTTTACAGGAGGTGGACATCACACTTCCAGAAAACTCTGCTTGGTATGACAGGTATAAATTTGACATCCCTGTCTTTCATTTGAATGGCCAGTTTCTGATGATGCATCGAGTAAACCTCTCAAAACTTGAAAAACAGCTCCAGAAGCTTGAGCAGCAAGGTGCAGGAGGCTGA